In Acipenser ruthenus chromosome 1, fAciRut3.2 maternal haplotype, whole genome shotgun sequence, the genomic stretch ttcgccattcgagctgctgtatgggcgaagaccccggggtgtgctcgatctggtccgagagatgtgggaggaacagcaggacaattcgactaatacagtccggtatgtgttggacctgcgcaaacgtcttgagtctgtgggaaaatgggcgcatgacaatttgcagcaggctcagcacagacaggagacgcaatacaaccgaggagcccggttgcgcacatttcagccgggggataaagtacttctattattacccagttctgagtcgaaacttctggctaagtggcaaggaccctttgaggttacacgccgggttgggaaggtggactatgagatctgccagccggagcgacggagagagaaacacatttatcatataaacctcttgaagccctggctgcaaccggaggcattggtagtggcgcaggcagatgacgtcacagacctgggacctgatctttctgtggtggcgaaaacagggtcggtacagattgcagaaaatctgacaccaacacagaaatgtcaggctcgggcccttgtgacggaatttcctgatgtgttttctcccgtcccgggccggactcgagtagcccaccatcacattgagactgagccgggggcgctagttcgccagaggccgtaccgcatacctgagcgcaagagacaggtaataaaaacggaaattgacgaaatgctcagactgggggtaatagaggagtcccaaagtgactggaacagtccgattgttttagtggataagccagacgggtccACACGATTTTGTATTGACTttaggcgagttaatgaaaaatcgaggtttgacgcttatcctatgccccgggtagatgaattgctggagcgtctaggcacggctcattttatgacgacactggatttaacgaaggggtactggcagatacccctgaccccggaatccagagagaggacggcgttttcgactcccttcgggttataccaatttaggaccatgccctttgggttgcacggagcaccagccacttttcagcggatgatggatcgcattttgcggccccatcagcagtacgccgctgcttacatagatgacgtggttatccacagtgaggattggccgagtcatctgtgtaaggtagcggcggtattgcaatccttgcgggaggctgggctcactgctaacccaaagaaatgtgccattgggaagagtgagtcggagtatttggggtatcgagtagggggcggccagatcagaccgctgattgctaaggtgaaagccttggctgactggccggtccctacgaccaaaacccaggtgcgctctttcttgggactagcgggctattacaggaagttcattccgaactttgccacgctcgctgctcccttgacagacctcacccggaaggctgccccaaatacggttcagtggacggagccgtgccagagggcctttctcgctctgaagcgaaggctgtgtagcaagccagtgctatgcagtcctgatttcagcaagaggttcaccctgcagacggatgcgtcagagacaggtctcggggcagtgttgtctcaggaggtgcggggaagcgagcacccggtcctgtatatcagcaggaagctccttccccgtgaaaagaactatagtaccatcgagaaggagtgtctcgcggtaaaatgggcagtcgagtcactccggtactacctcctggggcgacacttcaccctggtgacagatcatgcccccttggcatggcttcaccggatgaaaaataacaatgccagaatcacgcggtggtacttggccctgcagccctatgccttcagggttgtccaccgagcaggtaagctccatctaaatgctgattttttctctcgggaaggcatgggggtgtaggatttcgaatggaccggtggtgccattctgggggggaggatatgtaacagggagagacctggactggccgtctgacgcatgcgcgatgctgcaggaagggggcggcagtcccgttgggtctgcctgccagtcatggcggtgacacggagaggtggggaagagggggtgtgtgcttttcccctctctgagtggctgggaggcggactttaatgggattgctaacctataaagtaacactctgttgtttcctcagatctgcccctttaaactggaacagcgagcaaggCGGTCTCGCTTTGCCTACCAACAGACGGGAGGATAACAAACGCCcggaaagaaaatcaaagaaaataattttaaagaaagaaaggggaaAGTGCGGGATCattgggcagccccagtatttGTTATagtgagacagcagagtgtaggacggagtcccgggtcgtacgggtagcggcgactggggagattcacgctgcgaagtgcagcacatttattttgtagtttttccttactgtgctttattttccctgtttctttttgcctttttcgtttgttataatttgtgagcacctgcgagtgcgggACTGcagctgagtaccctgccgtggtattccccgttggttctggataccatagctggtagccagaccacggaccacaagcgccctctacgggctcaacgaaatcggtacacctcaccagagtaccaaaagaaaataataaaactgagcacctgtgtggtgttgtcaactaccatttctgtctcccgtgtcagtgaatacccgcaccctcccacagTATATAAAGCTCGATTAAGGGGTTCTTTGAGCTGATATGAATGCATGTCTATAGCATGGCTTCTTGCTCTTTCAATGCGTTTTCTGTAAGCATGCAGCCttagaatttttattttattgctggccATGCTATACTGTCCAAATGCTAGTTGGTGTGCACGTTTTACTACAGCATTCAACTCTGGAGATTCCTTATAATCACTGCTGTCACACCACTCCTTTAagtctgaaatcatcttctttacacACAACTGTTTATTGTGTGATTGACAATTTGCTGTGGTATTCACAAAGCAGTCCGTTACCTCTTGGTTAGGGTTCTGTGTACCAATTAACTCAGAAAGTCTTAGACAGACACATATTTCTCCAAGACTATTGGCAAGACAGGTACACTGTTGGTTTTGCACATGTACTACTCCAAAACTACCAGCACAATGTAcaattaaatgttttccatcccacTCATAGCAATGCTGTTCAGTTAGTGAACTGGCTAATTCTTTTCGAATTCCATCAATATCAATCCCCTGTTCTTTGCACATCATTTTTGCAAACTCAATATGCTTGCACAAATTACCCCTTTCAGAAACGGCGCATTCACATTTCATGCTAATTAAATCCACAGCATAACATTTTGCTTTATCTGCTTCTGAAGGCACTGTGCAATGGCCacctgatttgtaaacaaaattattttgaaGGCCTTTGTTCTTCATACGTAATGCAGATTCTGCAGTATCCTGTGTTTTGGAATCAGAAATCCTCTGAGCACCATGAAGACCTTCCAGATACCTGCACCATATACAAGACAGAATACAATTAGTAGAGCAGTATTCTATTATTCACATGCTAAAAAAAGTTATGGGTTGTGTAAATTATATACATGACAAAAATGCATTTACCTGTGGTACACTATCTCCTTATTTGTACagatactgaaataaatgtacacaacaaCTTTATGTTCtagaaaattacaaatataaagtataatgtatttattttttgaaatccaACACTCATTTGCAACACTAGACCACATAAAAATGCTATTATTGGAAATGTTACACAAACCTCTAGTAAGTGACCACCTTGGTATTAAGTAGTAGAAGTAGTTCATCAACTCGTCTGTTTGCATAGCCATGAAGAAACTGATACTtcatgctgaaaaaaaatctatgggaaaaaaagaaaagcaaaagcaattttttattttttttatttagtatcacCAATTTTTTTCCCTTTATCAGCAATTCAACTTGGCTGACCGCAACAACTCCCCGCCTCCTCAGGAGGGATGAGACAAAACATGCGCCCTCCGATACGAGCACTGTCAAAGCCATATGCTATTTTTCGCACTACAAGCCCAGAGCTCCCACCCCCTAGCGAACACATCGTTTGCAGGAGTCGATGCAGCTAGAAATGCCAACGCCCTGAACCTGCAGGCGCCAGGTCAATTGTGCGCCATCCTCTCAGAACTCCTGGCCAAAGCTGGCAATGGCATAGGCAGGATTCGAGACAAGTCTGTCTCTTGCCTATAGTGCTGCAACTTATGTTTTTACATAATGCATACCTCTCAACAAGGTTGTTCGTTTTACTGTCTTGGTGGTAAACTCTCCGTCCAAAATTGGCCCACATGTCTGCATTTCGAAACCAATGGTCCTGTAGATACTGTGAAATTACTGAACTGCCAGTTTCTCTGTCTGTTTTGACAATCACTTCCTTTGACATCTTTTCAAACTCGGCAGCCTAAAAtggatgaaaataaatataaaaaatgttaacagaaaGACATGCAtaccaaataattttttttcaaaaaatacacgTTTGTCAATATACAAATTCTATTAAAAAGATGGGTAGTATAATTATGGTAAATGGATTATCCATGAATGAGCAACAGTATGTCATTATTGTGGTGAGAAGGAAATTAAAAAGCAAACTTTGAACTCATCAATAAAGATCAGCACCTTATGACATTTGCTAAcgtggaagaaagaaagaaaaagaaacttactgtactgcattgttttAAGGCAATCATAGACCTAATCACTTCATTTTTTGCAGACAGATTCTGACTGCATCCTTCATCACGTCAGACAATCCATCTGTGTAccgcctttaaaaaacaaaaaactaaacgttGATAATTATCACTGTCTAAGTCTGTGTTAGAAAGTACTATAGCACatggtctgttttttgtttgctttcaaaATTGTAACTATTGTacactgattttttaaaacttattgtatattagttttttaattagttttgaatTTGCTATGTATCATGGATTGTGTAAATTACATAATAAAAATGATCATTATAATAAATCAAGTATAATCAAATCTAAGTATGAAGACACATGTAAAATGCAATTGGAATGAACAGTTTTCTGACTCTGCTACTTTGTTTCACTTTTGTTAGATCACATTAAGgaacaatgttttcattttttatcaatCAGATTGTCATTCAATTCCCTTCCTGTAACCTTCAGACTTTGGAGATACCAAATTTctacctgtgacagagatcgaatgagtcttagtgttagatctccctctcgacctgtgagagcacggtatacgaggaacagagtacccttaatgaaatggcacgacaatttattccgtagggtagatggaagtcggtcagttcggaagggggcggagccatggcacccgagctcagtgacccagacggtaagcggcgtggcatccgaggactggaggagcggatgcgctcgttaacctctgGGTCATGggtgagggtataaatagggggcatggcttgagtgatctgttcctttgcatatggttaagttaaataaccgagaaggagcccgtaccgtgaataagccgtgagtgttctgtgtctgtgtattaacactgtgtgtcttgtgtgttatttgtcacagaagattactgagcacgatccggagctgcagccgcaggccagcgaaaaacccggacttcaccactcacctttcactaccaactgtctttgtatttgcaccttttagca encodes the following:
- the LOC117420487 gene encoding uncharacterized protein LOC117420487 produces the protein MVAAHLFLDQVQQHHLGIPSQCRRQLLCLVTLAPLAQLTQHSIRHDPMLSAAGERHSLERVKTHLSWLRVSGAALCGTQLGPMCSTAGDHRLSALAKTRLSSLNLACPSIRPSSFLHWSSCSSSWRCDMVDRDMKEINAVHTVFPYAKVLLCWFHVLQAAEFEKMSKEVIVKTDRETGSSVISQYLQDHWFRNADMWANFGRRVYHQDSKTNNLVESIFMWSSVANECWISKNKYIILYICNFLEHKVVVYIYFSICTNKEIVYHRYLEGLHGAQRISDSKTQDTAESALRMKNKGLQNNFVYKSGGHCTVPSEADKAKCYAVDLISMKCECAVSERGNLCKHIEFAKMMCKEQGIDIDGIRKELASSLTEQHCYEWDGKHLIVHCAGSFGVVHVQNQQCTCLANSLGEICVCLRLSELIGTQNPNQEVTDCFVNTTANCQSHNKQLCVKKMISDLKEWCDSSDYKESPELNAVVKRAHQLAFGQYSMASNKIKILRLHAYRKRIERARSHAIDMHSYQLKEPLNRALYTVGGPFAFSGASGGGDTAIVLLPGSLAGVGSAAWYCSANSTARSRVAGACRCTHSRGAGAKHSRKRSTTITSTILALVLASGFSQPMA